The proteins below are encoded in one region of Pseudomonas entomophila L48:
- a CDS encoding LuxR C-terminal-related transcriptional regulator, with the protein MSCRIIVADDHPLFRDAMASTVRRLLPEAEVEQAGTLQDVLRLVAQGEAPDTLILDLRFPGLTCIARLAELRQQLPRTALVVLSMVDDPEVINAVMTAGADGFIGKSLTPEEIGAALLAVREGEVVVRYAPSGLLHQEGADSELEQLTHRQHDVLRLIAQGKTNKEIARELDISPFTVRIHVSSLLKTLNVPTRTAAAVKYSGN; encoded by the coding sequence GTGAGTTGCCGCATCATCGTGGCGGATGATCATCCGCTGTTCAGGGACGCCATGGCCAGCACCGTGCGGCGCCTGCTGCCCGAAGCCGAGGTCGAGCAGGCCGGCACCCTCCAGGACGTGCTCCGCCTCGTCGCCCAGGGCGAAGCGCCCGACACCCTGATCCTCGACCTGCGCTTTCCCGGCCTGACCTGCATCGCCCGCCTCGCCGAGTTGCGCCAGCAGCTGCCGCGCACGGCACTGGTGGTGCTCTCCATGGTCGACGATCCCGAGGTCATCAACGCCGTCATGACCGCCGGGGCCGACGGTTTTATCGGCAAGAGCCTCACCCCCGAGGAGATCGGCGCCGCCCTGCTCGCCGTGCGCGAAGGCGAGGTGGTGGTCAGGTATGCGCCGTCGGGCCTGCTGCATCAGGAGGGGGCCGACAGCGAGCTGGAACAGCTGACCCACCGCCAGCACGACGTGCTGCGCCTGATTGCCCAGGGCAAGACCAACAAGGAAATCGCCCGCGAGCTGGATATCTCGCCGTTTACCGTGCGCATCCATGTGTCGTCGCTGCTCAAGACCCTCAACGTACCGACCCGTACGGCGGCGGCCGTGAAATATTCAGGTAACTGA